A stretch of Anoplolepis gracilipes chromosome 12, ASM4749672v1, whole genome shotgun sequence DNA encodes these proteins:
- the Put gene encoding activin receptor type-2A — translation MFVYATILPLFFFGLLGTIVGKDIKGSTYCEFYNETMCAESKNCSEREECVVHDPDKRNHCYVLWSINNTTNEPVVKLKGCFLDSSDCYNKSQCIEDTPKKKDLHFCCCDRDVCNQNFSSNPHPTTSSKPTQPSIINESDSIANTEKQAITLTLLILIPMLLTLSSLSLWWFCRRRRLTYFNEIPTLEPLPLPQPSPNLGLRPIQLLEIKARGRFGAVWKAQLKNEIVAVKVFPIQDKQSWQTEQEIFKLAHMDHEDILHFIGVEKRGDNLQAEFWLITAYHEKGSLCDYLKANVVTWPEMCRIAESMARGLMHLHEEIPANKADGYKPAVAHRDFKSKNVLLKADMSACIADFGLALIFHPGKPCGDTHGQVGTRRYMAPEVLEGAINFTRDSFLRIDMYACGLVLWELASRCTVQDGPIGEYRLPFEDEVGLHPTLEDMQESVVHKKERPLILETWRKHPGLLSICDTMEECWDHDAEARLSASCVVERVATLSRTLVLNSSTLIRVDNTNEIITTKESSM, via the exons ATGTTCGTATATGCGACGATACtgcctctcttcttctttggATTATtag gAACTATAGTTGGGAAAGATATTAAAGGTTCAACCTACTGTGAATTTTACAATGAAACAATGTGTGCAGAATCCAAAAACTGTTCAGAGAGAGAAGAATGTGTTGTGCATGATCCAGATAAGCGTAATCATTGTTATGTACTGTGGTCAATCAATAATACTACTAACGAACCAGTAGTTAAATTGAAg GGTTGCTTTTTGGACAGCAGTGATTGTTACAATAAGTCACAATGCATAGAGGATACtccaaaaaagaaagatttgcATTTTTGTTGTTGCGATCGTGATGTATGTAACCAAAACTTTTCTTCGAATCCACATCCAACTACATCCTCTAAACCTACACAACCATCTATTATTAatg aatcgGACTCTATAGCCAATACAGAGAAGCAAGCAATAACACTtacattattgatattaatccCTATGCTTCTTACACTTAGTTCACTCTCTTTGTGGTGGTTCTGTCGTCGTCGAAGACTGACGTATTTTAACGAG atACCAACATTGGAACCACTTCCGTTGCCACAACCGTCACCTAATTTAGGTTTACGGCCGATACAACTTCTTGAGATTAAAGCTCGAGGTCGTTTTGGAGCAGTTTGGAAAGCCCagttgaaaaatgaaattgtgGCAGTTAAAGTTTTTCCTATTCAAGATAAGCAGTCCTGGCAAACTGAACAAGAGATTTTTAAGCTTGCACATATGGATCACGAAGACATACTACATTTTATAGGTGTCGAAAAGCGCGGAGACAATTTACAAGCTGAGTTTTGGTTAATCACAGCATATCATGAAAAAGGTTCACTGTGCGATTACCTGAAAGCAAATGTAGTAACATGGCCTGAGATGTGTAGAATCGCAGAATCTATGGCaag agGTTTAATGCATCTACACGAAGAAATCCCAGCTAATAAAGCGGATGGTTATAAACCAGCTGTAGCTCACAGAGATTTTAagtcaaaaaatgttttgctaAAGGCTGACATGAGTGCCTGTATAGCGGATTTTGGCTTGGCGCTTATTTTTCACCCAGGAAAACCTTGTGGCGATACACATGGACag GTTGGGACACGAAGATACATGGCACCAGAGGTTTTAGAAGgggcaataaattttactagaGATTCATTTTTACGGATCGATATGTATGCTTGTGGGCTAGTACTATGGGAATTAGCTTCAAGGTGTACTGTACAAGAT GGACCAATAGGAGAATATCGACTACCATTTGAGGACGAAGTCGGCCTTCATCCTACTCTAGAAGATATGCAAGAAAGTGTtgttcataaaaaagaaagaccgCTCATTTTAGAAACTTGGCGTAAACATCca GGACTTTTATCAATTTGTGATACAATGGAAGAATGTTGGGATCACGATGCCGAAGCACGCCTTTCCGCTTCGTGCGTAGTAGAACGAGTTGCTACTCTCAGTAGGACTCTTGTATTAAATTCATCTACTTTGATTCGAGTTGATAATACCAACGAGATTATTACTACCAAGGAGTCTAGCATGTAG